In Microcoleus sp. FACHB-831, one genomic interval encodes:
- a CDS encoding PAS domain S-box protein, whose amino-acid sequence MENQTHKIAANPRKIPLCFVIVVPFVLQIVGAVGLVGYLSFKNGQQAVEDLANQVMRKVGDRIEERLNSYLATPHLINSVNENSINIGKLNLKDFNELEFTFLQQQKLFAVVKSICFTNDEGEIIWTQRQEDGSFVLGILKKSDKGNLHTYKLDPQTNKFKLEKVFPNYDPLQRPWYKTAQAAGKQTWSSIYTWVVEANVGIAAVTPIYEAPGKLKGVLSVDFLLSDISKFLSSFKISPSGQTFIMERSGEIVATSTGENPFNISSKGKTIARLKAVDSREPLTRSTAQYLQKEFTNLTNIKTPQKFEFTEKGKRQFIQVTPFRDKFGLDWLIVVVVPEHDFMAKIYANTRTTFLLCLGALGVSILLGIVTARSITLPLLRLSKASQAIANGELDQNVEITGIDEVAMMAQSFNQMSQQLQQSQQQLENYSRSLEFQVSQRTQELQQEISDRQLLAEKLRTSEAEVRAFFEAMTDIVLMINAENNDIKVAPTNPSRLYSPDIDILNQTIEQFFLDENAEIFKSNIRSALDTQQIVNFEYSLPVGESKIWFAASISPTTENSVAWVARDISDRKQREEALQLIVEGTASKTGSEFFHYCVRYLAEVLQVRYALVTELVDSAPTKLRRLAFWTGESWNYKSEYDLKDTPCENVIAQKKICYYPDGVQEYFPENRDLINWGIVSYLGIPLVDSGGKVLGHLAVLDVKPMSSELGNQLILRIFAARAGAELERKQAEEKLRASQQRLSFLVQQTPLGVIEWNNNWQITDWNQAAEEIFGYSKAGVLGNNGWKLLVPRIRRSHVRKILDALKNNRGGTYSINENLTKDGKIIVCEWYNTRLIDDSSNIIGYASMVVDITERQQAEVALRENEQFLRSIYEGAEAAIFIIDVLEEGGFRFVATNPAHERMSGMTSAEFCGKTLERALPPEVALAASERYRACVETGERITYEECMQLKGKEIWWLTTMTPLRDNSEERIYRLIGTGINITARKQAEETLQRRAITDSMLSSISRAFLDQDIDTAINFTLQVISEFTDSDRSYIFRYTDNQTKLYNTHEWCAPGIQPSIDQLQGLPVADYYWLHSQLLSANILQIPCVADLPPEASLGKAELERSSIQSLLAVPIMYGGVVVGSMGLDAVRSSQIWTEEDINLLKLVSEIVAIGLARHEAEVAQQHATEVAIAANRAKSEFLANMSHELRTPLTAILGLSEVLQDEVFGPLTAKQHQKLATIEQSGKHLLELINDVLDLAKIESGKMELQLAPTDIQGLCDASLAFVRQQAHQKQIKLTSQVPPRIGKVVVDERRIRQVLINLLSNAVKFTPEGGAVWIEVKADSENEVLQFSIVDTGIGIAIENIGKLFQPFVQLESSFSRRYTGTGLGLALVRQVIELHGGSVKLESEVDQGSRFTVSLPWIQGNIQSVSKSPIANSQVLFPSSPLLNLHKVLIVEDSAPAAEQVARYLAELGVTNSVIHSLGTGSVEEALRINPDAIILDLQLPDCSGWDVLAQLKANPETQNIPVLIMSVVDEPTLPKELEVCEYLVKPFSRSQFQIAWRKVLLAQQRSASSIAPVAPSPLVLLTEDNEANISTIMEYLEVRGYRVAIALNGREAVQLTKELNPDLILMDVQMPEMDGLEATREIRADMTKTHIPIIALTSLAMPGDREKCLEAGMNEYLTKPVSLKKLVEAIASHLGQVNS is encoded by the coding sequence ATGGAGAACCAAACCCACAAAATTGCCGCAAACCCTCGTAAAATACCGCTTTGTTTTGTCATTGTCGTGCCATTTGTGCTGCAAATCGTGGGTGCGGTTGGGTTGGTTGGGTATTTATCGTTTAAAAATGGACAGCAGGCAGTTGAAGACTTAGCAAACCAGGTGATGAGGAAGGTCGGCGATCGCATTGAAGAACGTCTCAATTCTTATTTAGCAACTCCTCACCTGATTAATTCAGTTAATGAAAATTCTATCAATATCGGAAAACTTAATCTAAAAGATTTTAATGAATTAGAATTTACATTTTTGCAACAGCAAAAATTATTTGCTGTAGTGAAATCAATATGTTTTACTAACGATGAAGGAGAAATAATTTGGACTCAGCGCCAAGAAGATGGCTCCTTTGTATTGGGAATTTTAAAAAAATCTGATAAAGGAAATTTACACACATATAAGTTAGATCCCCAAACAAATAAATTTAAGCTAGAGAAAGTTTTTCCCAACTACGATCCTTTACAACGCCCTTGGTACAAGACTGCACAAGCTGCGGGGAAACAAACATGGAGTTCTATATATACTTGGGTTGTTGAAGCTAATGTGGGCATAGCTGCTGTGACGCCTATCTATGAAGCACCAGGCAAGCTCAAGGGCGTTTTATCGGTGGATTTTCTTCTGTCAGACATCAGCAAGTTCTTAAGTAGTTTTAAAATTTCTCCTTCAGGACAAACTTTCATTATGGAACGTTCAGGAGAAATTGTTGCTACTTCGACAGGCGAAAATCCTTTCAATATAAGTTCTAAGGGAAAGACGATCGCTAGGCTAAAGGCAGTAGATAGTAGGGAACCCTTAACTCGCTCTACTGCCCAATATTTGCAAAAAGAATTTACAAATCTTACAAATATAAAAACACCTCAAAAATTTGAATTTACAGAAAAAGGTAAACGTCAGTTTATTCAAGTTACACCTTTTAGAGATAAGTTTGGCCTTGACTGGCTGATTGTGGTCGTCGTTCCCGAACATGATTTCATGGCAAAAATATACGCCAACACGCGCACAACATTTTTGCTATGTTTGGGGGCGTTAGGGGTGTCGATATTATTGGGAATTGTCACTGCTCGCTCGATTACATTGCCGCTATTACGCTTGAGCAAGGCAAGTCAGGCAATTGCCAACGGGGAGTTAGACCAAAATGTAGAAATAACGGGTATTGATGAAGTGGCAATGATGGCTCAATCTTTTAATCAGATGAGCCAGCAGTTGCAGCAGTCGCAACAGCAATTAGAAAATTATTCGCGATCGCTCGAATTTCAAGTAAGCCAAAGAACCCAAGAACTGCAACAGGAAATTAGCGATCGCCAGCTACTTGCCGAGAAGCTGCGTACTTCGGAAGCTGAAGTCCGTGCATTTTTTGAAGCAATGACTGACATCGTGCTGATGATTAATGCCGAAAATAACGATATTAAAGTCGCACCGACCAACCCTTCACGGTTGTACTCTCCTGATATTGACATCCTTAATCAAACGATAGAACAATTTTTTTTGGATGAAAACGCAGAGATTTTTAAAAGCAACATTAGGAGTGCTTTAGATACACAACAAATAGTGAATTTCGAGTATAGCTTGCCCGTTGGTGAGAGCAAAATTTGGTTTGCTGCTAGCATTTCGCCAACAACAGAAAATTCAGTGGCTTGGGTTGCGCGTGATATCAGCGATCGCAAGCAGCGTGAAGAAGCTTTGCAATTAATTGTTGAAGGAACAGCTTCCAAAACGGGCAGCGAATTTTTCCACTACTGCGTCCGCTATCTCGCTGAAGTATTGCAAGTTCGTTATGCGCTCGTTACCGAGTTAGTAGATTCTGCTCCTACAAAACTTCGCCGTTTGGCGTTTTGGACTGGTGAAAGCTGGAACTATAAAAGCGAGTATGACCTCAAAGATACCCCTTGTGAAAATGTCATAGCTCAGAAGAAAATCTGCTACTATCCCGACGGCGTTCAAGAATACTTCCCCGAAAATCGAGATTTAATTAATTGGGGTATTGTCAGCTATTTGGGCATCCCTCTAGTTGACTCAGGAGGCAAAGTTTTAGGCCATCTGGCCGTTCTGGATGTCAAGCCAATGAGCAGCGAACTAGGTAATCAGTTAATTTTGCGAATCTTTGCGGCGAGAGCAGGAGCAGAACTGGAGCGTAAACAAGCAGAGGAAAAACTGAGAGCCTCACAACAGAGACTTTCTTTTTTAGTCCAGCAAACACCTTTAGGGGTAATTGAATGGAATAATAACTGGCAAATTACCGACTGGAATCAGGCAGCCGAAGAAATATTTGGATATAGCAAAGCGGGGGTGCTGGGAAATAACGGTTGGAAACTCCTCGTACCTCGTATTAGACGTTCTCATGTGCGAAAAATACTTGATGCTTTAAAAAATAATCGAGGTGGAACTTATAGCATAAATGAAAATCTAACTAAGGATGGCAAAATTATCGTTTGCGAGTGGTATAACACGCGATTGATTGATGATAGCAGCAACATAATTGGCTATGCATCTATGGTGGTGGATATCACCGAACGCCAACAGGCAGAAGTTGCATTAAGAGAAAACGAACAGTTTTTACGCAGTATCTACGAGGGGGCTGAAGCAGCAATCTTTATCATTGATGTCCTCGAAGAAGGCGGATTTCGTTTTGTTGCAACCAACCCAGCTCACGAGCGAATGTCTGGCATGACATCAGCAGAATTCTGCGGCAAAACCCTCGAACGGGCGTTGCCCCCAGAAGTAGCATTGGCTGCGTCTGAGCGGTATCGCGCCTGTGTTGAAACAGGAGAGCGCATCACCTACGAAGAGTGCATGCAACTCAAAGGTAAAGAAATTTGGTGGCTGACAACTATGACACCGTTACGAGACAATTCCGAGGAGCGCATTTACCGTCTGATTGGCACAGGGATAAACATCACCGCCCGCAAGCAAGCTGAGGAAACACTCCAGCGTCGAGCGATAACTGACAGCATGCTTAGTAGTATTTCCCGTGCTTTTCTTGACCAAGATATAGATACTGCTATCAACTTTACCCTGCAAGTAATTAGCGAATTTACAGACAGCGATCGCAGCTATATTTTTCGATATACAGACAACCAAACCAAACTCTACAATACTCACGAGTGGTGCGCCCCAGGCATCCAACCCTCAATCGACCAGCTCCAAGGATTGCCCGTCGCCGATTACTACTGGCTGCACTCACAACTCTTAAGCGCCAACATCCTGCAAATCCCCTGCGTCGCCGATTTGCCCCCCGAAGCTTCGCTAGGCAAAGCAGAGTTAGAACGCAGCTCCATCCAGTCACTCCTCGCCGTACCCATAATGTATGGAGGCGTTGTCGTTGGCTCTATGGGTTTGGATGCCGTCCGCTCGTCTCAGATATGGACTGAAGAAGACATCAACCTGCTCAAGCTAGTCAGCGAAATTGTTGCTATTGGCCTTGCTCGACACGAAGCAGAAGTAGCACAACAACACGCAACAGAAGTAGCTATTGCCGCCAATCGTGCTAAGAGCGAATTTCTCGCCAACATGAGCCACGAACTCCGCACTCCTCTAACTGCAATTCTTGGTCTTTCTGAAGTATTGCAAGATGAAGTTTTTGGCCCCTTGACCGCCAAGCAGCACCAAAAGTTAGCGACTATCGAGCAAAGCGGCAAACATTTATTAGAACTAATTAATGATGTCCTCGACCTCGCCAAAATTGAATCGGGGAAAATGGAATTGCAACTTGCTCCCACCGATATTCAGGGGCTATGCGATGCGAGTCTCGCGTTTGTTAGACAGCAGGCTCATCAAAAACAAATTAAGCTCACCTCCCAAGTTCCGCCCCGGATTGGCAAAGTTGTCGTCGATGAACGGCGGATAAGACAAGTATTAATTAATTTATTGAGTAATGCGGTTAAATTTACACCCGAAGGTGGCGCAGTCTGGATCGAAGTTAAAGCTGACTCGGAAAATGAGGTTTTGCAGTTCAGCATAGTCGATACAGGCATTGGTATTGCTATAGAAAATATTGGCAAACTTTTCCAACCGTTCGTGCAGTTGGAAAGTTCTTTTTCCCGTCGGTATACAGGTACGGGTTTGGGGCTTGCTTTAGTGCGGCAAGTGATTGAGTTGCACGGTGGAAGCGTAAAGCTGGAAAGCGAGGTAGATCAAGGAAGTCGCTTCACGGTTTCCCTGCCTTGGATACAAGGAAATATCCAGAGTGTAAGCAAATCTCCAATTGCAAATTCCCAAGTTCTATTTCCCAGTTCCCCATTGCTTAATCTGCACAAAGTTTTAATTGTTGAAGATTCTGCACCTGCGGCGGAGCAAGTTGCTCGTTACCTTGCAGAGTTAGGAGTTACAAATTCAGTAATTCACTCTTTGGGGACGGGAAGTGTGGAAGAAGCGCTGCGGATTAACCCGGATGCTATTATCCTCGATTTGCAGTTGCCAGATTGCTCTGGCTGGGATGTTTTAGCACAACTTAAGGCTAATCCTGAAACGCAAAATATTCCTGTTTTGATTATGTCAGTGGTAGATGAGCCAACCCTACCAAAGGAATTAGAAGTCTGCGAGTATCTGGTTAAACCTTTTTCGCGCAGTCAGTTTCAGATTGCTTGGCGTAAAGTGCTTTTAGCCCAGCAACGTTCTGCATCAAGTATCGCGCCTGTCGCGCCCTCACCTTTGGTGCTATTGACAGAGGATAATGAGGCAAATATATCTACAATAATGGAATACCTGGAAGTGCGGGGCTACCGAGTAGCGATCGCGTTGAACGGACGAGAAGCAGTCCAATTGACTAAAGAGTTAAACCCCGACTTGATTCTGATGGACGTTCAGATGCCGGAAATGGATGGATTAGAAGCCACCCGTGAAATTCGGGCAGATATGACAAAGACTCACATTCCGATTATTGCCCTCACATCTTTAGCCATGCCAGGAGATCGAGAGAAATGCTTAGAAGCAGGTATGAATGAGTATCTGACTAAGCCTGTAAGCCTAAAGAAGCTAGTGGAAGCGATCGCCAGTCACCTGGGGCAAGTTAACTCTTAA
- a CDS encoding PAS domain S-box protein has product MAENFVTLDAKTYESLQQQIVALRQQVADLQQARLSEQAQIARQQAAELRQLPQKGDRKVQDQTGGIVKSDVRSPTDISDRLSLLIEQSPLGVIEWNAHFEVTAWNPAAAAIFGYSPQEAIGRHACELLIPDRGKEQLCTVMTQLLSASGGTHNINDNVTKDGRLITCEWHNRPLVNINGEVIGVVSLAQDISERKRVQEALRKSEERYRSLIEATAQIIWDTKAEGEFVTPQPGWIAFTGQTYDELKGWGWLNAIHPEDRPHTAQVWSTAVETRTLYQVEHRLRRYDGEYRYMSVRAVPVLEADGSIREWIGIHSDMSDAVAAATQRKAAEQQILETKNLYQQILDAIPDMVLCKGAQSRIIYANKAFRDYYGMTLEQLQDIIDAPFANPDYTQQYVKDDAYVFNTGETLKVEENVVRYDGEERLFGTIKTPIFDSENRIIQTVGVSRDITIYKEAEAVLRQQAQIIYQVHEAVTTTDLNGYVTSWNKSAEHLYGYTSKEAIGKHISFIYAPDKYDFLENQIIKPLLEKGTFDIEAKNLHKSGKEFYALLGLSLLRNSEGEEIGMICSAMDISDAVAAATQRKEAEILLKQQAEDLENTLRDLQRTQAQLVQSEKMSSLGQLVAGVAHEINNPVNFIYGNLIHAKEYTESLIAAIHTYQQCYPNPIFEVQEAIEELDLDFLIEDLPKLLNSMQVGAERIREIIASLRNFSRLDEAECKPADIHQGIDSTLMILQNRIKPKSDSPGIQVIKNYGNLPQVECYPGQLNQVFMNILVNALDAIEERDKDRMFSDIKKNPSFIRITTEVVESEQKVRIKISDNGPGIPEKVKKCIFDPFFTTKGVGKGTGLGMTISYEIVTEKHNGTLECFSLPGEGTEFVIQLPVSLIK; this is encoded by the coding sequence ATGGCAGAAAATTTCGTAACCTTGGACGCAAAAACCTACGAATCTCTCCAGCAACAAATAGTCGCACTGCGTCAGCAAGTTGCTGATTTGCAGCAGGCTAGGTTATCTGAACAGGCGCAGATTGCTCGACAACAAGCAGCAGAACTTAGGCAATTGCCTCAAAAAGGAGATCGAAAGGTTCAAGACCAAACGGGTGGAATTGTCAAAAGCGATGTGCGATCGCCAACAGACATTAGCGATCGCCTGTCTTTGCTAATCGAACAATCGCCACTAGGCGTCATTGAGTGGAACGCCCATTTTGAAGTTACCGCTTGGAATCCAGCCGCAGCAGCAATTTTTGGGTACAGTCCCCAAGAAGCAATCGGTCGCCATGCCTGTGAGTTACTTATTCCCGATAGGGGTAAAGAACAGCTTTGTACTGTTATGACGCAACTGCTGTCGGCATCTGGGGGAACTCACAACATTAACGATAACGTGACTAAAGATGGCCGACTCATCACCTGCGAATGGCATAACAGACCTTTGGTGAATATAAACGGTGAGGTAATTGGGGTCGTTTCTCTAGCACAGGATATTAGCGAACGCAAGCGAGTCCAAGAAGCCCTCCGTAAAAGTGAGGAACGATATCGTTCGCTGATTGAGGCGACTGCCCAAATTATCTGGGACACCAAAGCCGAGGGAGAATTTGTAACTCCTCAGCCGGGGTGGATTGCGTTCACCGGGCAAACTTACGATGAACTCAAAGGCTGGGGATGGCTCAATGCTATTCACCCAGAAGATCGACCCCACACAGCCCAAGTGTGGTCAACAGCAGTGGAAACCCGTACTCTGTATCAAGTCGAGCATCGGCTGCGGCGTTATGACGGTGAGTATCGCTACATGAGCGTGCGTGCAGTGCCCGTTTTGGAAGCGGACGGCAGCATTCGCGAGTGGATTGGGATTCATAGCGATATGAGCGATGCCGTGGCGGCGGCTACGCAACGCAAAGCAGCAGAACAGCAAATTCTTGAAACTAAAAATCTGTATCAGCAGATTCTCGATGCCATCCCTGATATGGTTTTGTGCAAAGGTGCCCAATCGCGGATTATTTATGCAAACAAGGCATTTCGAGACTACTATGGGATGACCTTAGAGCAATTACAAGATATTATCGATGCCCCCTTTGCTAACCCGGACTACACCCAACAGTACGTTAAGGATGATGCCTATGTGTTTAACACGGGAGAAACCCTAAAAGTTGAAGAAAACGTCGTTCGCTACGATGGCGAAGAACGCTTGTTTGGCACAATCAAGACTCCCATTTTTGATAGCGAAAACAGGATAATTCAAACTGTAGGCGTGTCTCGCGACATCACCATTTACAAAGAGGCAGAAGCAGTATTGCGGCAGCAAGCGCAAATTATATATCAAGTACATGAAGCCGTTACTACCACTGATTTGAATGGATATGTAACCAGTTGGAATAAAAGTGCGGAACATTTGTACGGCTATACATCTAAAGAAGCAATTGGAAAACACATTTCCTTTATTTATGCGCCGGATAAGTATGATTTTCTGGAAAATCAAATTATTAAGCCGCTGCTAGAAAAAGGTACTTTCGATATTGAAGCAAAAAATCTTCATAAATCAGGAAAAGAATTCTATGCTTTACTAGGACTCTCCCTGCTAAGAAACAGCGAAGGGGAGGAAATTGGCATGATTTGTTCTGCTATGGACATTAGCGATGCCGTGGCGGCGGCTACGCAACGCAAAGAAGCAGAAATTTTGTTAAAACAGCAGGCAGAGGATTTAGAAAACACCCTGCGCGATCTCCAACGAACTCAAGCGCAACTGGTACAGAGCGAAAAAATGTCCAGTTTGGGTCAGTTGGTGGCAGGAGTTGCCCATGAAATTAACAACCCCGTTAACTTTATATATGGCAATCTGATTCATGCCAAAGAGTATACCGAAAGCCTTATTGCTGCCATCCACACTTATCAACAATGCTACCCAAATCCTATTTTTGAAGTGCAGGAAGCAATTGAAGAATTAGATTTGGATTTTCTGATTGAAGATTTGCCCAAATTACTCAATTCCATGCAAGTCGGGGCTGAACGAATTAGAGAAATTATTGCTTCTTTGCGGAACTTCTCTCGCCTTGATGAAGCCGAATGCAAACCAGCCGATATTCATCAAGGCATTGATAGTACTCTCATGATCTTGCAGAACCGAATTAAACCCAAATCTGACTCTCCTGGCATTCAGGTAATTAAAAACTATGGCAACTTGCCACAAGTAGAGTGTTATCCAGGGCAGTTGAATCAGGTATTTATGAATATTCTGGTCAATGCGCTTGATGCCATTGAAGAACGCGACAAAGATCGAATGTTTTCAGACATTAAGAAAAATCCTAGTTTTATTCGCATCACTACAGAGGTAGTTGAATCAGAACAAAAAGTTAGAATTAAAATTAGCGATAACGGGCCTGGAATTCCAGAAAAAGTCAAGAAATGCATTTTCGATCCTTTCTTTACAACCAAAGGAGTGGGTAAAGGCACTGGGTTAGGAATGACAATTAGCTATGAGATTGTTACTGAGAAACATAACGGCACGTTGGAGTGCTTCTCTTTGCCAGGAGAAGGCACCGAATTTGTTATCCAATTGCCTGTTTCACTTATAAAATAA